Proteins from one Kiritimatiellia bacterium genomic window:
- a CDS encoding CIA30 family protein translates to MKHARTLLLGAILAGWLGIAIVSHGQERPAPAAGDAPPAERVIFDFSKETDAGGWHIEDDVVMGGRSQGRFFISDEGHAVFTGDVSLENDGGFSSLQYYFDPIDVSAYRTTVIRLKGDGKRYQFLVEAERDARHYYVYEFETGTDWQTVEIPLAEMVPVYRGDRLDIPNFPGRTLAQVRFFIANKKAESFRLEIDKIWLR, encoded by the coding sequence ATGAAACACGCGCGGACGCTTCTACTTGGCGCCATCCTGGCGGGCTGGTTAGGGATCGCGATCGTTTCCCATGGACAGGAGCGTCCGGCGCCGGCCGCCGGGGACGCGCCCCCGGCCGAACGGGTCATCTTTGATTTCAGCAAAGAAACCGACGCCGGCGGCTGGCACATCGAGGACGACGTGGTGATGGGCGGGCGTTCGCAGGGGCGCTTCTTCATCAGCGACGAAGGCCACGCCGTCTTCACGGGCGACGTCTCGCTGGAGAACGACGGCGGGTTTTCGTCCCTGCAGTACTACTTCGACCCGATCGACGTTTCGGCCTACCGCACCACCGTCATCCGGCTCAAGGGCGACGGCAAGCGCTACCAGTTTCTCGTGGAGGCGGAGCGCGACGCGCGGCATTACTACGTGTACGAGTTCGAGACCGGCACGGACTGGCAGACGGTGGAGATCCCCCTCGCGGAGATGGTCCCCGTGTACCGCGGGGACCGCCTGGATATCCCGAACTTTCCCGGCCGGACCCTGGCGCAGGTCCGGTTCTTCATCGCCAATAAGAAGGCGGAATCCTTCCGCCTGGAGATCGACAAAATCTGGCTCCGGTAG
- a CDS encoding ABC transporter permease, whose translation MIRLRLEKRPPLPDWAKVAVPLAAILATLLLAAVPILAAGGNLWKSYHYLFYGALGTRLNLLETCVKASPLIFTGLGVAFAFRARFWNIGAEGQLMAGAIVAGWLGIALPIPSRFLHLAVILAAAFLAGGLWAAIPAFLKTRFKVDDVVTTLLFNYIMLHFMGTLLFGPLQQPESSWPRSPEIRATAQYPVLVARSRFHLGIPLALAAAGVVWFIQRKTVFGYETRAVGANPVAAHFGGIPTSSVILKTAVLSGGLAALAGVGEVCAVQHHLLMDLSPGYGYSGIVVAMLGNLHPAGVVLAALFFSSISVGSQTMSRMTGVPSYISEVIQGLALMVMLVALLLTEYRVRRRRPAGQEAGHG comes from the coding sequence ATGATCCGGCTGCGCCTGGAAAAGCGTCCGCCCCTGCCCGACTGGGCGAAGGTCGCGGTCCCGCTGGCCGCGATTCTCGCCACGCTGCTGCTGGCGGCCGTCCCCATCCTCGCGGCCGGCGGGAACCTGTGGAAGTCCTACCACTATCTCTTTTACGGCGCCCTCGGCACGCGGCTCAACCTGCTGGAGACGTGCGTCAAGGCCAGCCCGTTGATCTTCACGGGGCTCGGCGTGGCCTTCGCGTTCCGGGCGCGTTTCTGGAATATCGGCGCGGAGGGCCAGTTGATGGCCGGCGCGATCGTCGCGGGCTGGCTGGGCATCGCGCTGCCGATCCCCTCGCGGTTCCTGCACCTGGCCGTGATCCTCGCGGCGGCGTTCCTCGCGGGCGGGCTGTGGGCCGCGATCCCGGCCTTCCTGAAGACCCGGTTCAAGGTGGACGACGTGGTCACGACGCTGCTGTTCAATTACATCATGCTGCACTTCATGGGCACGCTCCTCTTCGGCCCGCTCCAGCAGCCGGAATCGAGCTGGCCGCGCTCGCCGGAGATCCGCGCGACGGCGCAATACCCGGTGCTGGTCGCGCGCTCGCGGTTCCACCTCGGGATCCCGCTGGCCCTCGCCGCCGCGGGCGTCGTCTGGTTCATCCAACGCAAGACGGTGTTCGGCTACGAGACCCGGGCCGTGGGCGCGAATCCCGTTGCGGCGCACTTCGGCGGCATCCCGACCTCGTCGGTGATCCTGAAGACGGCCGTCCTCTCCGGCGGGCTCGCGGCGCTGGCGGGCGTCGGCGAGGTCTGCGCCGTCCAGCATCACCTCCTGATGGACCTCTCGCCCGGCTACGGCTACTCGGGCATCGTCGTCGCGATGCTCGGGAACCTGCACCCGGCCGGCGTCGTGCTGGCGGCCCTATTCTTCAGCAGCATCAGCGTGGGCTCGCAGACCATGAGCCGGATGACGGGCGTGCCCAGTTACATCTCCGAGGTGATCCAGGGCCTGGCGCTGATGGTCATGCTCGTGGCGCTGCTGCTGACGGAATACCGGGTGCGAAGACGCCGCCCCGCGGGACAGGAGGCCGGCCATGGATGA
- the feoB gene encoding ferrous iron transport protein B, with protein MSRPLVVALAGNPNSGKTSLFNALTGARQHVGNYPGVTVEKREGRCRHGDRDITFVDLPGAYSLTAYSPEELAARHFLIEERPDVVVDVVDASNLERNLYLAVQLMELGVPLVLAFNMSDQARARGIEFDLPQMSRLLGAPIVPTVGHQGQGISELLDAIDTVADRPEVRPPHRFEYDAELNEAIDAVEDRLRPRTDLAARYNLRWLALKLMENDAEVETVVHDPSLGDEVRRRAVEIERIRGVPPEHLIADHRYGFISGACQESVRTGAEIRHSMSDRIDSLVTHRVLGLPIFLGLMYAVFLLTFTLGEPPMGWIETGVEWLGGHVSALWPPGSDSPLRSLLVDGVIAGVGGVLVFLPNILLLFLAIAFLEDTGYMARAAFLMDRLMHKIGLHGKSFIPMLIGFGCTVPGVLATRVLETRRDRLTTMLVLPLMSCGARLPIYMLIIPAFFPEHWRAPILWIIYLVGIGLAVGLARLLRGTIFRGDSMPFVMELPPYHMPTWRGMLLHMWKRGGLYLRKAGTLILGISIVMWALTSYPRPGPGPEEPTPAERQAAALAHTAAGRVGQALEPVLRPLGFDWRIGTALIGAFAAKEVFVSQLGIVFAVGSEGEDVEPLREVLAREYTPLTGLCIMLFMLIAMPCMATFAVVGRESGSWKWAVLQSGSLTILAYLVTGLVYQGGRLLGLGL; from the coding sequence ATGAGCCGCCCGCTCGTCGTCGCCCTCGCCGGCAACCCGAATTCCGGCAAGACCAGCCTGTTCAACGCGTTGACCGGGGCGCGCCAGCACGTGGGCAACTACCCCGGCGTGACGGTGGAGAAGCGCGAGGGCCGGTGCCGGCATGGCGACCGGGACATCACGTTCGTGGACCTGCCGGGCGCCTACAGCCTGACCGCGTACTCCCCCGAGGAACTGGCCGCCCGGCACTTCCTGATCGAGGAGCGGCCCGACGTCGTCGTGGACGTGGTGGACGCCTCCAACCTGGAGCGCAACCTGTACCTTGCCGTGCAGCTCATGGAACTCGGCGTGCCGCTGGTGCTGGCCTTCAACATGAGCGACCAGGCCCGGGCGCGGGGGATCGAGTTCGACCTCCCGCAGATGTCCCGGCTGCTCGGCGCCCCGATCGTCCCCACGGTGGGGCACCAGGGCCAGGGCATTTCGGAACTGCTGGACGCCATCGACACCGTCGCCGACCGGCCGGAGGTGCGCCCCCCCCACCGCTTCGAATACGACGCCGAATTGAACGAGGCCATCGATGCCGTGGAGGATCGGCTCCGGCCGCGGACCGACCTCGCGGCCCGGTACAACCTGCGCTGGCTGGCCCTGAAGCTGATGGAGAACGACGCCGAAGTGGAGACCGTGGTGCACGATCCCTCGCTGGGCGACGAAGTCCGCCGCCGGGCCGTCGAGATCGAGCGCATCCGGGGCGTGCCCCCGGAGCATCTCATCGCGGACCACCGGTACGGCTTTATTTCCGGGGCCTGCCAGGAGAGCGTGCGGACGGGCGCCGAAATCCGGCATTCGATGTCCGACCGGATCGACTCGCTCGTCACGCACCGCGTGCTGGGCCTGCCGATCTTCCTGGGCCTGATGTACGCGGTGTTCCTGCTGACCTTCACGCTGGGCGAGCCGCCGATGGGCTGGATCGAAACCGGCGTGGAATGGCTGGGCGGCCACGTGAGCGCGCTCTGGCCGCCGGGCTCGGACAGCCCGCTGCGCTCGCTGCTCGTGGACGGCGTCATCGCCGGGGTCGGCGGGGTGCTCGTGTTCCTGCCCAACATCCTGCTGCTGTTTCTCGCCATCGCGTTCCTCGAGGACACCGGCTACATGGCGCGCGCGGCGTTCCTCATGGACCGGCTGATGCACAAGATCGGCCTGCACGGAAAGAGCTTCATCCCGATGCTGATCGGGTTCGGCTGCACCGTGCCGGGCGTGCTCGCCACGCGCGTGCTGGAGACCCGGCGCGACCGCCTGACCACGATGCTGGTCCTCCCGCTGATGAGCTGCGGAGCGCGCCTGCCGATCTACATGCTGATCATCCCCGCCTTCTTCCCCGAACACTGGCGCGCGCCGATCCTGTGGATCATCTACCTCGTCGGCATCGGCCTGGCCGTCGGCCTGGCGCGCCTGCTGCGGGGAACGATCTTCCGCGGGGACTCGATGCCGTTCGTGATGGAACTGCCGCCCTACCACATGCCCACGTGGCGCGGCATGCTGCTGCACATGTGGAAGCGCGGGGGGCTGTACCTGCGGAAGGCGGGCACGCTGATCCTGGGCATTTCGATCGTCATGTGGGCGCTGACCAGCTACCCCCGGCCCGGTCCGGGGCCGGAGGAGCCAACGCCGGCCGAGCGCCAGGCCGCGGCGCTGGCCCACACGGCCGCCGGGCGCGTCGGGCAGGCCCTGGAGCCGGTGCTGCGCCCCCTGGGCTTCGACTGGCGGATCGGCACGGCGTTGATCGGCGCCTTCGCGGCGAAGGAGGTCTTCGTCTCGCAGCTCGGCATCGTGTTCGCCGTGGGCTCGGAGGGGGAGGACGTCGAGCCGCTGCGCGAGGTGCTGGCGCGCGAGTACACGCCGCTGACGGGGCTCTGCATCATGCTCTTCATGCTCATCGCCATGCCCTGCATGGCCACGTTCGCCGTGGTCGGCCGGGAAAGCGGCTCCTGGAAATGGGCGGTCTTGCAGTCTGGAAGTCTGACGATCCTGGCGTACCTTGTCACAGGGCTGGTGTACCAGGGCGGTCGCCTCCTGGGCCTCGGCCTGTAA
- a CDS encoding FAD-dependent oxidoreductase, whose product MPKVPAPFASMKKGFDYGQAVAEAQRCLLCHDAPCSKGCPGGTDPATFIRKLRFQNLTGAVRTIKQNNILGGSCGELCPTPLLCEKECSAAGLDRPIQIGKIQRFLVEHSWQIGFNPLEKGPARKEKIAVVGSGPAGLSCAAELAKAGFQVTVFEARAKAGGVLRYGVPSYRFSPDFIDRELKDLTSLGVKLQCNKPVRGKGALEGLLKKGFAAVFLAPGCWEPLRLKVKAKVRKGVLAWTEFLTPLKEGKFAALGKQVKGRRVAVIGGGSVAMDCAESAIKLGAKDVYLVYRRSYTEMPAEEDEKQAALREGMHLLLLNQPVDYSTDAKGRLQAVRLVRTELSKPDASGRRKPVEVAGSNWELPIDVAIEAIGAQPARDSIEWSRSMKLSDGHLVTVNPDTGETSIQRVFAGGDIVRGPALIIEAVRDGKTAAQAIIQRFAKKENAHE is encoded by the coding sequence ATGCCGAAAGTTCCAGCCCCGTTCGCCTCCATGAAGAAGGGCTTCGACTATGGACAAGCCGTGGCGGAGGCCCAGCGCTGCCTGCTCTGCCACGACGCGCCCTGCTCCAAGGGCTGCCCCGGCGGGACCGATCCCGCGACGTTCATCCGGAAGCTCCGGTTCCAGAACCTCACCGGCGCCGTCCGCACGATCAAGCAGAACAACATCCTCGGCGGCAGTTGCGGCGAACTGTGCCCCACGCCGCTGCTCTGCGAGAAGGAGTGCTCCGCCGCCGGGCTCGACCGCCCGATCCAGATCGGCAAGATCCAGCGCTTCCTCGTCGAGCATTCCTGGCAGATCGGATTCAACCCGCTCGAAAAGGGCCCGGCGCGCAAGGAGAAGATCGCCGTGGTCGGCTCGGGCCCGGCCGGCTTGAGCTGCGCCGCGGAACTGGCGAAGGCCGGCTTCCAAGTCACCGTCTTTGAAGCCCGCGCCAAGGCCGGCGGCGTGCTGCGCTACGGGGTGCCGTCCTATCGCTTCTCGCCGGACTTCATCGATCGCGAACTGAAGGATCTGACCTCTCTGGGCGTGAAGCTTCAGTGCAACAAGCCGGTCCGCGGCAAAGGCGCCCTGGAAGGATTGCTGAAAAAGGGCTTCGCCGCCGTGTTCCTCGCGCCCGGCTGCTGGGAACCGCTGCGGCTGAAGGTGAAGGCCAAGGTCCGGAAGGGAGTGCTGGCCTGGACGGAATTCCTGACGCCCCTCAAGGAGGGCAAGTTCGCCGCGCTCGGCAAGCAGGTCAAGGGCCGGCGCGTCGCGGTCATCGGCGGCGGCTCGGTAGCCATGGACTGCGCGGAATCCGCGATCAAGCTCGGCGCCAAGGACGTCTACCTGGTCTACCGCCGCTCGTACACCGAGATGCCCGCCGAGGAGGACGAAAAGCAGGCCGCCCTGCGGGAGGGCATGCATCTGCTGCTGCTGAACCAGCCGGTGGATTACTCGACCGACGCGAAGGGCCGGCTCCAAGCCGTCCGGCTGGTCCGCACGGAATTGAGCAAGCCCGACGCCTCCGGGCGCAGGAAGCCCGTCGAAGTCGCCGGTTCAAACTGGGAATTGCCAATCGACGTAGCGATCGAGGCCATCGGCGCGCAGCCGGCCCGGGACTCGATCGAGTGGTCGCGGTCCATGAAGCTGTCGGACGGCCACCTGGTCACGGTCAACCCGGACACCGGCGAGACGTCCATCCAGCGGGTCTTCGCGGGCGGCGACATCGTCCGCGGCCCCGCGCTGATCATCGAGGCCGTGCGGGACGGCAAGACCGCCGCCCAGGCCATCATCCAACGCTTCGCGAAGAAGGAGAACGCCCATGAGTAA
- the preA gene encoding NAD-dependent dihydropyrimidine dehydrogenase subunit PreA, with product MSKKADLSVEFLGFKMKNPFMLSSSPVSNSAEMVGRAFDVGWGGVAYKTVVSDRIPIIHPSPRMAAYRPAGKRQMGVQNVEQTSDRGLKANLLDILYLKKHWPDHLVMVSIMGFSNQEWADLAKACADAGADMLEVNVSCPHMTVEGSGAKVGQCQELVEKFTATCRNSCSIPIVAKMTPNITDITVPAMYAKKGGADGIAAINSVAGLSGIGADDWVPSPNVFGKGAACGFTGPAIKPIGLRCISELAKCPDLQLPLSGIGGIETWVDALEYLLVGATTIQVTTGIIHYGQGIVESMIEGLSDYLTIKGIKSVKELIGKALPNVHATHDFNLARQGIARYDLDRCVGCGQCYTVCKDAGGWALDWDAKKRRPVLDEKKCLSCMVCSFACPVDGLITFKEMPKSYKRADTVTLGRELEGELKQ from the coding sequence ATGAGTAAGAAGGCCGATCTCTCCGTCGAGTTCCTCGGGTTCAAGATGAAGAACCCGTTCATGCTGTCGTCGTCTCCGGTCTCGAACAGCGCGGAGATGGTGGGGCGCGCGTTCGACGTCGGCTGGGGCGGCGTGGCGTATAAAACGGTGGTGTCGGACCGGATTCCGATCATCCACCCGTCGCCGCGCATGGCGGCGTACCGGCCGGCCGGCAAGCGGCAGATGGGCGTGCAGAACGTCGAGCAGACCTCCGACCGCGGCCTGAAGGCCAACCTGCTGGACATCCTGTACCTCAAGAAGCACTGGCCGGACCACCTGGTCATGGTCAGCATCATGGGGTTCTCCAACCAGGAATGGGCGGACCTGGCGAAGGCCTGCGCCGACGCGGGCGCGGACATGCTGGAGGTCAATGTCTCCTGCCCCCACATGACCGTCGAGGGCTCCGGCGCCAAGGTCGGCCAGTGCCAGGAACTGGTGGAGAAGTTCACGGCCACCTGCCGCAACTCCTGCTCGATCCCGATCGTCGCCAAGATGACCCCGAACATCACGGACATCACCGTGCCCGCGATGTACGCCAAGAAGGGCGGCGCGGACGGCATCGCGGCGATCAACTCCGTGGCCGGGCTTTCGGGGATCGGCGCGGACGACTGGGTGCCCAGCCCCAACGTGTTCGGCAAGGGCGCCGCGTGCGGGTTCACCGGCCCGGCGATCAAGCCGATCGGCCTGCGCTGCATCTCCGAGCTGGCCAAGTGCCCTGACCTGCAGCTGCCGCTCTCCGGCATCGGCGGCATCGAGACGTGGGTGGACGCGCTGGAGTACCTGCTCGTCGGCGCGACGACGATCCAGGTGACCACCGGCATCATCCATTACGGGCAGGGTATCGTGGAAAGCATGATCGAGGGCCTGTCCGACTACTTGACGATCAAAGGCATCAAGAGCGTGAAGGAGTTGATCGGCAAGGCCCTCCCCAACGTGCACGCCACGCACGACTTCAACCTCGCGCGGCAGGGCATCGCCCGGTACGACCTCGACCGCTGCGTCGGCTGCGGCCAGTGCTACACGGTCTGCAAGGACGCCGGCGGCTGGGCGCTGGACTGGGACGCGAAAAAGCGCCGCCCGGTCCTCGACGAGAAGAAGTGCTTGAGCTGCATGGTCTGCAGCTTCGCCTGCCCCGTCGACGGCCTGATCACCTTCAAGGAAATGCCCAAGTCGTACAAGCGCGCCGACACGGTGACGCTGGGCCGGGAACTCGAAGGCGAACTGAAGCAGTAG
- a CDS encoding ferrous iron transport protein A, whose protein sequence is MSLSLKDLSPGERGRIVRLDRRGALGQRMADMGLIPGSLVEVKRIAPLGDPMEVQVRGYRLSLRKAEAAGVLVERIEA, encoded by the coding sequence GTGAGCCTTTCCTTGAAGGACTTGAGCCCGGGGGAACGCGGACGGATCGTCCGCCTCGACCGGCGCGGCGCGCTGGGGCAGCGCATGGCGGACATGGGCTTGATCCCCGGGTCCCTGGTCGAGGTCAAGCGGATCGCGCCGCTCGGCGACCCCATGGAGGTCCAGGTCCGCGGGTACCGGCTGTCGCTCCGGAAGGCGGAGGCCGCCGGGGTGCTGGTGGAGAGGATCGAGGCATGA
- a CDS encoding amidohydrolase: MSLLIRHARVLQPCSGPAPRALPDQDVLIDGSRIASVQPSGPDPAPADEVLDARGLLLMPGLINCHSHVPMVIFRGLAEDVSLEKWFNEYMWPLESNLQEEDVYWGMLLGLAEMIEAGVTCVADHYFFMDRAAEAVRQAGTRAALGWAVFGSQGIEALDRTAEFCRRWNGAADGRITTWMAPHAPYTCDDDFLRAARDRADELGIGIHIHVAETRDQTAAHVKKRGVTPIRLLDDLGLLRLPSLLAHAVGATEDDIRLLADRLAAVAHCPKTYLKLAMGIAPVVAMRKAGVTVGLGTDGAVSNNTLDVWESLRLMAMTQKEATGAAENMTLAESLEIATRGSAKAVGLGDRLGAVERGYLADLILVDLGGAHHQPLHSVPASLVYAARASDVQTVIVNGKVIMRNRKLLTLDKDEIIRQVNRSLERLSRRVPASRIQVYAP; encoded by the coding sequence ATGAGCCTGCTGATCCGCCACGCCAGGGTGCTGCAACCATGTTCCGGTCCGGCGCCGCGCGCGCTTCCCGACCAGGATGTCCTGATCGACGGGTCGCGGATCGCTTCGGTGCAGCCCTCGGGACCGGACCCGGCGCCGGCGGACGAAGTCCTCGACGCCCGAGGCCTGCTGCTCATGCCGGGCCTCATCAATTGTCACTCCCATGTGCCGATGGTGATCTTCCGCGGGCTGGCGGAGGACGTCTCGCTGGAAAAATGGTTCAACGAGTACATGTGGCCGCTGGAGAGCAACCTGCAGGAGGAGGACGTCTACTGGGGCATGCTGCTCGGCCTCGCGGAGATGATCGAGGCCGGCGTCACCTGCGTCGCGGACCACTACTTCTTCATGGACCGCGCCGCCGAGGCGGTGCGGCAGGCCGGCACCCGCGCGGCGCTCGGCTGGGCCGTGTTCGGCAGCCAGGGGATCGAGGCCCTCGACCGCACGGCGGAGTTCTGCCGGCGCTGGAACGGCGCGGCGGACGGCCGGATCACGACCTGGATGGCCCCGCACGCGCCGTACACCTGCGACGACGATTTCCTGCGCGCCGCGCGCGACCGGGCGGACGAACTCGGAATCGGTATTCACATTCATGTGGCGGAAACCCGCGATCAGACCGCGGCCCACGTGAAAAAGCGCGGCGTCACGCCCATCCGCCTGCTCGACGACCTCGGCCTGCTGCGCCTGCCGAGCCTCCTGGCCCACGCCGTCGGCGCGACGGAGGACGACATCCGGCTGCTGGCCGACCGCCTCGCCGCCGTCGCGCACTGCCCGAAGACCTATCTCAAGCTCGCGATGGGCATCGCCCCGGTCGTCGCGATGCGGAAGGCGGGCGTCACCGTCGGGCTCGGGACCGACGGCGCGGTGAGCAACAACACGCTGGACGTCTGGGAGAGCCTGCGCCTGATGGCCATGACCCAGAAAGAGGCCACGGGCGCGGCGGAGAACATGACCCTGGCGGAGTCGCTGGAGATCGCCACGCGCGGCAGCGCGAAGGCCGTCGGGCTCGGCGACCGGCTCGGCGCCGTGGAGCGGGGCTATCTCGCCGACCTCATCCTCGTGGACCTCGGCGGCGCGCATCACCAGCCCCTCCACAGCGTGCCCGCGAGCCTGGTCTACGCGGCGCGCGCCTCGGACGTGCAAACCGTGATCGTCAACGGCAAGGTGATCATGCGCAACCGCAAGCTGCTGACCCTCGACAAGGACGAGATCATCCGGCAGGTCAACCGCTCCCTGGAGCGCCTCTCCCGCCGCGTGCCCGCGAGCCGGATCCAGGTTTATGCGCCGTAA
- a CDS encoding metal-dependent transcriptional regulator: MGIAPPRKHAAALSSSLEDYLEAIHGLTLDGKAARGRDIAERLQVRRSSVTLALRSLSARGLVNYSPYDRITLTARGRTAARDISRRHEALRRFFVKVLEVEEREAEQVACKMEHALSPSIRRRLTEFARLMRRCPLGGPRWKPGRGFRCPAPSARGGHRP; the protein is encoded by the coding sequence ATGGGCATCGCACCGCCAAGAAAACACGCCGCGGCCTTGAGCTCGAGCCTGGAGGATTACCTCGAGGCCATCCACGGACTGACCCTGGACGGCAAGGCCGCCCGCGGACGGGATATCGCCGAGCGTCTGCAGGTCCGGCGATCGTCCGTCACGCTGGCCCTCCGCTCCTTGTCCGCGCGCGGCCTGGTGAATTACTCGCCCTACGACCGGATCACGCTGACCGCGAGGGGGCGGACCGCCGCGCGGGACATCAGCCGGCGACACGAGGCCCTGCGCCGCTTCTTCGTGAAGGTGCTGGAGGTGGAGGAACGCGAGGCCGAGCAGGTCGCATGCAAGATGGAACATGCCCTCTCGCCTTCCATCCGGCGGCGGCTGACGGAATTCGCGCGGCTGATGCGGCGCTGCCCCCTGGGCGGACCGCGGTGGAAGCCGGGCCGGGGGTTCCGTTGCCCGGCGCCAAGCGCCCGGGGAGGCCACCGGCCGTGA
- a CDS encoding chorismate mutase — MTDSADTLSLDNIRSVLVRLEETILFGVLERAQFRQNPVIYRPDGVGRELGGESLVQFLLHESERAHAKVRRYTSPDEHPFFRDLPAPILPAAVYDNPLRPNAINLNDRIWAAYVGEIIPFLCAPGDDGQWGSSAVNDVHLLQALSKRIHYGKFVAESKHRADPDRLEPLIRAGDADGLRSAITDLAVERAVLDRVERKAGTYAHELELIPGQHVAGPAALRELYARWVIPMNKDVQVLYLLARR, encoded by the coding sequence ATGACCGATTCGGCGGACACCCTGTCGCTGGACAACATCCGCAGCGTGCTGGTGCGGCTCGAGGAGACCATCCTCTTCGGCGTGCTGGAGCGGGCGCAGTTCCGGCAGAACCCCGTGATCTACCGGCCGGACGGGGTCGGGCGGGAACTGGGCGGGGAAAGCCTCGTGCAGTTCCTGCTCCACGAGAGCGAGCGGGCGCACGCCAAGGTGCGACGCTACACCAGCCCGGACGAGCATCCCTTCTTCCGCGACCTGCCCGCGCCGATCCTGCCGGCCGCGGTGTACGACAACCCCCTCCGGCCGAACGCGATCAACCTCAACGACCGGATCTGGGCGGCCTACGTCGGCGAGATCATCCCGTTCCTGTGCGCGCCCGGCGACGACGGGCAGTGGGGTTCCAGCGCCGTCAACGACGTGCACCTGCTGCAGGCCCTGTCCAAGCGCATTCACTACGGCAAGTTCGTCGCCGAGAGCAAGCACCGCGCGGACCCGGACCGCCTGGAACCGCTGATTCGGGCCGGGGACGCCGACGGCCTGCGCTCGGCGATCACGGACCTCGCGGTCGAGCGGGCGGTGCTGGACCGGGTCGAGCGGAAGGCCGGCACGTATGCCCATGAGTTGGAGTTGATCCCCGGCCAGCATGTCGCGGGGCCGGCGGCCCTGCGGGAGTTGTATGCCCGCTGGGTGATCCCGATGAACAAGGACGTGCAGGTCCTGTACCTGCTGGCGCGGCGCTGA
- a CDS encoding ABC transporter permease, producing the protein MDDLLSLAFLAGVLAAALRMAAPILFATLGEIIGERAGVLNLGIEGTMLMGAMTGFTVALKTGSLWLGVAAAAGVGMLFGFIMAVLVVYLGLSQHVSGLGLTLFATGLAMFIYRLVFGSPTLPPTVEPFRQVAIPLLSRIPVIGPALFNQYALVYLSWLLVPAVSILLYRTRAGLRIRTVGENPLAADTVGIHVHRTRTVSLVIGGGLMGVGGAFLTLAHQNMFLMDVIGGRGWIAIAMVIFGNWSPVKGALGALLFGLLDGLQLRLQTVGLHVPFHVFLILPYVMTVLAMISVSRKAAAPAGLLKPYRREDKGG; encoded by the coding sequence ATGGATGACCTCCTGTCCCTGGCCTTCCTGGCCGGCGTCCTGGCCGCCGCCCTGCGGATGGCCGCGCCGATCCTCTTCGCCACGCTGGGCGAGATCATCGGCGAACGCGCGGGCGTGTTGAACCTGGGCATCGAGGGCACGATGCTGATGGGCGCGATGACCGGCTTCACCGTGGCGCTGAAGACCGGCAGCCTCTGGCTGGGGGTCGCCGCGGCCGCCGGCGTGGGAATGCTGTTCGGCTTCATCATGGCGGTGCTGGTCGTCTACCTCGGGTTGAGCCAGCATGTCTCGGGGCTGGGCCTGACGCTCTTCGCCACGGGCCTGGCCATGTTCATCTACCGGCTGGTCTTCGGCTCCCCGACCCTGCCGCCCACGGTCGAGCCCTTCCGGCAGGTCGCGATCCCGCTGCTGTCGCGGATCCCCGTGATCGGGCCGGCGCTCTTCAACCAGTACGCGCTGGTGTACCTCTCGTGGCTGCTCGTTCCGGCGGTCTCGATCCTGCTGTACCGCACCCGCGCGGGCCTGCGGATCCGAACGGTCGGAGAGAATCCCCTGGCGGCCGACACGGTGGGCATCCACGTCCACCGCACGCGCACCGTCAGCCTCGTGATCGGCGGCGGGCTGATGGGCGTCGGCGGCGCGTTCCTCACCCTGGCCCACCAGAACATGTTCCTCATGGACGTGATCGGCGGCCGCGGCTGGATCGCGATCGCGATGGTGATCTTCGGCAACTGGAGCCCGGTCAAGGGCGCGCTCGGGGCCCTGCTGTTCGGCCTGCTCGACGGCCTCCAGCTCCGCCTGCAGACCGTCGGGCTCCACGTGCCCTTCCACGTCTTCCTGATCCTCCCCTACGTCATGACCGTCCTCGCCATGATCAGCGTCTCCCGCAAGGCCGCCGCCCCGGCCGGCCTCCTCAAGCCCTATCGGCGCGAGGACAAGGGCGGCTGA